In Microplitis mediator isolate UGA2020A chromosome 2, iyMicMedi2.1, whole genome shotgun sequence, a single window of DNA contains:
- the LOC130663158 gene encoding myosin regulatory light chain 2 isoform X2, which yields MTRKDTDGGSGGDQEPGSCSSRPSISETSWADAQKPSVPNEFTSTLTSIRQQFPLGDDSDKKIISTEKQEPLEEARHDKCLLRADCPIQAIQVTGCEPSDAKMEPLMVSTASSSSSVSGQTRLPTSLLFELPDSRRGSTTPSDKMPAISKAQMKEFEEAFNLFDKDRDGSITKEELGRVMRGLGQFARTEELRTMLEEIDTDGDGNVSLVEFVKIVSNIGNASAAQQTDLTQEQQEEQELRDAFRVFDKHNRGYITASDLRAVLQCLGEDLSEEEIEDMIKEVDEDGDGRIDFCEFARSLVNPSSDNEDEEEDDELPQSPLS from the exons ACACGTAAAGACACTGATGGAGGAAGTGGAGGCGACCAAGAACCAGGTAGTTGTTCTTCAAGGCCATCGATTAGTGAAACTTCCTGGGCGGATGCGCAAAAACCGTCAGTGCCAAATGAATTTACGTCAACTTTAACATCTATTCGACAGCAGTTTCCGCTCGGCGATGAtagcgataaaaaaataatttcaactgAGAAACAAGAGCCATTAGAAGAAGCTAGACATGATAAATGTCTTTTACGAGCTGACTGTCCTATTCAAGCTATCCAAGTGACCGGTTGTGAGCCATCAGACGCTAAGATGGAGCCACTGATGGTCTCGACGGCTTCTTCAAGTTCTTCGGTATCTGGACAAACGAGACTTCCTACTAGTTTACTTTTCGAGCTACCGGACTCTCGCAGAGGATCCACTACTCCGAGTGACAAAATGCCGGCTATCAGTAAAGCTCAAATGAAAG aattcgAAGAAGCATTCAATCTCTTTGACAAAGATCGTGATGGAAGTATTACCAAAGAAGAACTCGGCAGAGTTATGCGCGGTTTGGGGCAATTTGCCAGAACAGAGGAATTGCGAACAATGCTCGAGGAAATCGACACTGACG gtGATGGAAATGTCAGTCTAGTGGAGTTTGTCAAGATTGTTAGCAATATTGGCAATGCAAGTGCTGCACAACAGACAGATCTTACTCAAGAGCAACAGGAGGAACAAGAATTACGTGATGCATTTCgg gtCTTTGATAAACACAACCGTGGTTATATCACAGCATCTGATCTCCGAGCGGTGTTACAGTGTCTGGGTGAAGATTTATCCGAGGAAGAGA ttgaggACATGATCAAAGAAGTGGATGAAGACGGGGATGGACGAATTGATTTTTGCG AATTTGCTCGATCACTTGTGAATCCATCGAGTGACaatgaagatgaagaagaGGACGATGAGCTACCGCAGTCACCTCTTtcttaa